Proteins found in one Deltaproteobacteria bacterium genomic segment:
- a CDS encoding flippase-like domain-containing protein produces MAETGDNQSASHTNDAPKSRLPHLVIALLVSIGFLYLAFRNVKLDELGAALQRINLSWLLVAIVVSLLIMVFRAWRWQLELRPLEHVPFGRLWVIISVAYMAINLLPVRIGEIVRPWLLSRRSGVAFSSVIGNVVFEKTMDSLIIVFYILLGLITVENLPVWVRRGAMVPAVAAAILVSLVVLFWWRGEAFVDRWLLHRLPQGFGGKLKNVLASMADGMKIIPNPMLLLSVFLVSLTLWFLPILSSYIMIRAFDFQVPFGAALVVFIFIGFGTALPNLPGMIGPYQYACQLALGLFGVSEVDALAYGLVLNAVQFLTLVAQGLLALPIAGVSLAEIRQAREENALQGSAAG; encoded by the coding sequence ATGGCTGAAACCGGCGACAATCAAAGCGCTTCGCATACAAATGACGCACCAAAGAGCCGTTTACCTCACCTCGTCATCGCACTGCTCGTGAGTATCGGATTCCTGTACCTTGCCTTTCGCAACGTCAAGCTGGATGAACTCGGTGCAGCACTCCAGCGGATTAACCTGAGCTGGCTCCTCGTCGCTATTGTCGTGAGTTTGCTGATTATGGTTTTTCGCGCCTGGCGTTGGCAGTTGGAACTGCGCCCCTTGGAACACGTACCGTTTGGTCGTCTGTGGGTTATTATCTCGGTTGCCTATATGGCCATTAATTTGTTGCCGGTACGGATTGGTGAAATCGTGCGCCCGTGGTTGCTGTCACGCCGGTCGGGAGTGGCATTTTCCAGCGTGATCGGCAATGTCGTGTTCGAAAAGACGATGGATTCACTCATTATCGTCTTTTACATTCTGCTGGGTTTGATCACCGTAGAGAATCTGCCGGTGTGGGTCCGACGTGGAGCGATGGTTCCAGCAGTTGCCGCCGCGATACTTGTCTCTTTAGTTGTTCTTTTCTGGTGGCGTGGCGAGGCATTTGTTGATCGCTGGCTGTTGCATCGTTTGCCCCAAGGCTTTGGTGGAAAGCTCAAGAACGTGCTGGCATCGATGGCCGACGGTATGAAGATCATTCCTAACCCGATGTTACTTCTTTCCGTCTTCCTGGTGTCACTCACGTTATGGTTTCTGCCCATTCTCTCCAGTTACATTATGATTCGTGCTTTTGATTTTCAGGTGCCATTTGGTGCGGCGCTCGTGGTCTTTATTTTCATTGGCTTTGGCACGGCGTTACCCAACTTGCCGGGCATGATCGGTCCCTATCAGTACGCGTGCCAGCTTGCACTGGGCCTTTTCGGTGTGAGTGAGGTCGACGCCCTTGCCTATGGTTTGGTTCTCAACGCGGTGCAATTTCTTACACTCGTCGCTCAAGGCTTGTTAGCGCTACCGATTGCAGGTGTGAGTCTAGCCGAGATTCGCCAGGCCCGAGAAGAGAACGCGCTGCAAGGGTCTGCCGCAGGGTAA
- the ureG gene encoding urease accessory protein UreG gives MTKRRTSSSANVARVGVGGPVGSGKTALVERLIPAFAQRGIELAVITNDLVTQEDAERIRRSQLIAPERVLGVEAGACPHTVIREDPTLNIEAAIELEERFPSLELILLESGGDNLASTFSLDLVDYWLFVIDVAGGGDIPRKRGPGVLQCDVLVINKSDLAPYVGVDLPRMVTEAHEIRHGRPVVVTNCKTGEGIDEVVLYIARDVLFL, from the coding sequence ATGACAAAACGACGAACTTCTTCATCCGCGAATGTTGCGCGCGTTGGCGTCGGTGGTCCGGTCGGCTCTGGTAAAACGGCTCTGGTTGAGCGTTTGATTCCAGCCTTTGCTCAACGAGGAATAGAACTGGCGGTGATTACCAATGATCTTGTTACGCAAGAGGATGCAGAGCGGATTCGTCGCTCACAGTTGATTGCTCCTGAACGCGTGCTAGGAGTCGAAGCTGGCGCTTGCCCACATACCGTTATTCGTGAAGATCCGACCCTCAATATCGAAGCAGCGATTGAGCTTGAAGAACGCTTTCCCAGCCTCGAATTGATTCTGCTGGAAAGTGGTGGTGACAATTTAGCTTCAACCTTTTCCCTCGATCTCGTCGATTACTGGCTATTTGTGATCGATGTTGCGGGTGGTGGTGATATTCCCCGCAAACGCGGGCCAGGGGTTCTTCAGTGTGATGTGCTGGTGATCAACAAAAGTGACCTTGCTCCATATGTCGGTGTTGATCTCCCGCGTATGGTGACTGAAGCGCATGAGATCCGTCACGGTCGTCCTGTGGTTGTCACCAATTGTAAGACTGGTGAAGGGATCGATGAGGTCGTCTTGTATATCGCACGGGATGTGCTATTTTTGTGA
- a CDS encoding urease subunit beta: MLNLTPTELERLTIFNVAEMARRRKSRGVKLNYVEAMAYIVDELLEGARDGRSVAELVDWGGTLLTTDDVMPGVADLVSRIMVDALFPDGIKLVTVYGPIRPGKLPIADPPYGKPGEIITPDGEIELNAGREKVTLEVINTGDRAIQVASHFHFFEANKALQFDRAQAFGMRLDVLAGGSVRFEPGMKKEVTLVKIGGTGEVTGLNNLTNGSIHSEEVKQAALQRARDTGFKGA; this comes from the coding sequence ATGCTCAACCTCACCCCAACAGAACTGGAGCGGCTGACGATCTTTAACGTCGCCGAAATGGCTCGCCGTCGTAAATCACGCGGAGTGAAGCTGAATTACGTGGAAGCGATGGCGTACATTGTTGATGAACTGCTTGAAGGGGCACGTGACGGTCGTTCAGTAGCGGAATTGGTGGACTGGGGAGGAACCTTACTTACCACTGATGATGTGATGCCAGGCGTGGCTGACCTGGTGTCACGCATTATGGTCGATGCATTGTTTCCTGACGGCATTAAACTCGTAACCGTGTATGGTCCAATTCGCCCTGGCAAGCTGCCGATTGCTGATCCACCATACGGCAAGCCTGGTGAGATTATTACTCCAGATGGTGAGATCGAGCTGAACGCAGGACGTGAGAAAGTTACACTGGAGGTGATCAACACCGGCGACCGGGCGATTCAGGTCGCCAGTCATTTTCATTTCTTCGAGGCCAACAAGGCATTGCAATTCGATCGTGCTCAGGCTTTTGGCATGCGGCTTGATGTCCTCGCTGGTGGGTCGGTTCGGTTTGAGCCGGGGATGAAGAAAGAAGTCACCTTGGTCAAAATTGGTGGTACTGGTGAAGTGACTGGCCTGAATAACCTCACCAATGGTTCGATCCATTCTGAAGAGGTCAAGCAAGCTGCCCTACAACGGGCACGGGATACGGGTTTTAAGGGCGCATAA
- a CDS encoding tRNA U-34 5-methylaminomethyl-2-thiouridine biosynthesis protein, whose protein sequence is MTEGKILAGFLAPHPPHLVYGENPERNEPRSTGGWEMLRWAYESCREKIKAWKPDVILVHSPHWMTIVGHHFLRVPHLQGLSVDPIFPHIFRYRYEMKVDVDLADVCYEEAQKEGLVAKKMTNPNFRVDYGTIVSLHMLNPDWDIPILGISANNSPYFYSTEIGQEQMIKLGRATARAIAKTGRRVVLAASNTLSHLHYDREPELVEDMNKEVIFNNNQYQWDMRVLELMRKGKTDKLMTILPEFMEKTAAEVKSGGLTWMLSAMGFPQIPAQVHGYWTVIGTGNAVVEWDLTQRH, encoded by the coding sequence ATGACCGAAGGAAAAATTCTCGCTGGCTTTCTGGCGCCGCATCCGCCGCATCTTGTCTATGGCGAAAATCCTGAACGCAACGAACCGCGTTCAACCGGTGGATGGGAGATGTTACGGTGGGCCTATGAGTCTTGCCGGGAAAAAATCAAGGCGTGGAAACCGGATGTGATCCTCGTTCATAGTCCGCATTGGATGACGATTGTTGGACATCACTTCCTGCGTGTTCCGCACCTCCAAGGGCTTTCGGTTGATCCCATTTTTCCTCATATCTTTCGTTATCGTTATGAGATGAAGGTCGATGTCGACTTGGCTGATGTTTGTTACGAAGAGGCGCAGAAAGAAGGGCTTGTCGCCAAGAAGATGACTAACCCGAACTTCCGGGTCGATTACGGCACGATTGTCTCTCTCCACATGCTGAATCCGGACTGGGATATTCCGATCCTTGGTATCTCTGCGAACAATTCGCCTTATTTTTATTCAACGGAGATTGGCCAGGAACAAATGATCAAACTGGGGCGTGCAACAGCGCGAGCGATTGCCAAGACTGGGCGCCGGGTGGTGCTGGCCGCGAGCAACACCCTCTCGCATTTGCACTATGATCGTGAGCCTGAGCTGGTCGAGGACATGAACAAGGAAGTGATCTTCAATAACAACCAGTATCAGTGGGACATGCGCGTCCTTGAACTCATGCGAAAAGGCAAGACCGATAAGCTGATGACGATTCTCCCTGAGTTTATGGAGAAGACTGCGGCAGAGGTAAAGTCTGGCGGACTAACCTGGATGCTCTCGGCGATGGGATTTCCGCAAATTCCGGCGCAGGTGCATGGCTATTGGACAGTGATCGGCACAGGGAATGCGGTCGTTGAATGGGATTTGACGCAGCGGCATTAG
- a CDS encoding 2-amino-5-chlorophenol 1,6-dioxygenase subunit alpha, translating into MIRLSGETVRKLLLMPKGTIQRAYILPGLPHLASQIPAASWETLRRGFRQAAEHIQQVKPEVLVIYSTQWISVLGHSFQTNPNPKGLHVDENWYEYGDFPFDLRVDVDLTTRAAAIASSLGLATKTVNYNGFPVDTGVLVAQRFVNPQHTIPLVIVSCNIYAGQEDSLTLGRAMRQAIEESGKRTVVIACTGLSGRFFTEAIDPLQDRFSRAEDDTWNRRVLERIAQGKNSEVLLGSEEYAKTAVPDMGFKAFAWLMGVLGTPATPGQTLAYGPVWGTGAAVVEYVLA; encoded by the coding sequence ATGATACGGCTATCGGGCGAGACCGTAAGAAAGCTATTACTTATGCCTAAAGGTACGATTCAGCGTGCATATATTCTTCCCGGGCTGCCTCATTTGGCTTCGCAAATTCCTGCCGCGAGTTGGGAAACACTCCGGCGTGGCTTTCGTCAGGCGGCAGAGCACATTCAGCAGGTGAAGCCCGAGGTGTTGGTCATCTACAGCACGCAGTGGATTTCTGTGTTGGGGCATTCGTTTCAAACCAATCCTAATCCGAAGGGTCTGCACGTCGATGAAAATTGGTATGAATATGGAGATTTTCCCTTCGATCTGCGAGTAGATGTCGATCTCACAACTCGCGCAGCGGCGATTGCTTCATCACTAGGCTTGGCGACTAAAACGGTTAACTACAACGGATTTCCCGTTGATACTGGAGTGCTGGTTGCCCAACGGTTTGTGAATCCGCAGCATACCATTCCGCTTGTGATCGTTTCTTGTAACATTTACGCTGGGCAGGAAGATTCACTCACGCTCGGGCGTGCGATGCGACAAGCGATTGAGGAGAGCGGAAAACGTACGGTTGTGATTGCGTGTACCGGACTGTCGGGTCGCTTTTTTACTGAAGCGATTGATCCCTTACAGGACCGTTTCTCACGCGCTGAAGACGATACGTGGAACCGACGTGTTCTTGAGCGTATTGCTCAGGGAAAGAATTCGGAAGTGCTCTTAGGGAGTGAGGAATATGCGAAGACCGCGGTTCCAGATATGGGATTTAAAGCCTTTGCCTGGTTGATGGGGGTACTGGGAACCCCGGCAACTCCAGGGCAAACCTTGGCATATGGGCCGGTCTGGGGAACCGGGGCGGCGGTCGTGGAGTATGTGTTGGCATAA
- the ureC gene encoding urease subunit alpha, producing the protein MARMSRAAYAAMFGPTKGDMVRLGDTSLLAEVEHDYAVYGEECMTGAGKVMRDGMGFLTSTTTASGGLDMLVHNATIIDPVLGIVKGDIGIRDGKIVGVGKGGNPAIQAGVDPQLSCGPCTTIVNGEGLIVTPGGIETHAHFLAPQQCEHALASGLTTIIGGTMGPHFDVSCAGPNNLAIMLKACEQYPMNFGFLGRGSAHDPKAIEESVAGGAIGVKVHEDFGAMPATIDCALTVADTYDFQVQLHTDTINEAGYCEETIAAIAGRTIHMYHVEGAGGGHAPDIIRVSGIANCLPSSTNPTNPYTRNALDEALPMTMDAHMLDWRLPEDVAFAESRIRPQTMAAEDILHDLGAISVFAADTQGMGRVTETITNCWRLASKMKEQRGRLAGENTARADNERIKRYVAKYTINAARVMGIDPYVGSIEPGKMADLVLWMPAFFGAKPLMVIKSGFVTWSAMGDAAGCVFPTEPIIQRPMWGAVGSAPSALSAIFASSLALNADIPRKLQLQKPMLQIRSTRALTKHDMVHNDACPHIEVNPQTHDVYADGELLTCEPAEVVPLAQRYFLR; encoded by the coding sequence ATGGCACGCATGAGTCGAGCTGCGTACGCGGCGATGTTCGGACCAACAAAAGGTGACATGGTGCGCCTTGGTGACACCTCATTGCTAGCTGAAGTCGAACACGACTACGCCGTGTATGGCGAAGAGTGTATGACTGGAGCAGGGAAAGTCATGCGCGATGGCATGGGCTTTCTGACTTCGACGACCACGGCTTCTGGTGGGCTTGATATGCTCGTGCACAATGCGACGATCATCGATCCGGTACTTGGTATCGTGAAGGGTGATATTGGCATTCGGGACGGCAAGATCGTTGGTGTGGGCAAAGGCGGCAACCCAGCGATTCAAGCGGGAGTTGATCCTCAGTTGTCCTGTGGGCCATGTACGACTATCGTCAATGGTGAAGGGCTGATTGTCACTCCTGGTGGGATTGAAACACATGCCCATTTTTTAGCTCCGCAGCAATGCGAACATGCGCTAGCTTCAGGGTTGACGACGATCATCGGTGGCACGATGGGGCCACATTTCGATGTCAGCTGCGCCGGGCCAAATAATCTCGCCATCATGCTGAAAGCTTGTGAACAGTATCCGATGAACTTTGGTTTCTTAGGGCGTGGCAGTGCGCATGACCCGAAGGCGATTGAAGAGAGCGTTGCTGGCGGAGCGATTGGGGTAAAAGTGCACGAGGATTTTGGTGCGATGCCAGCGACGATCGATTGCGCGCTGACGGTGGCGGATACGTACGACTTTCAAGTGCAACTACACACTGACACGATCAATGAAGCTGGTTATTGCGAAGAGACGATTGCGGCTATCGCCGGGCGCACGATTCATATGTACCACGTCGAGGGCGCTGGGGGTGGTCATGCCCCAGATATTATCCGCGTTTCAGGAATTGCCAATTGCTTACCGTCGTCGACCAATCCGACCAACCCCTACACTCGCAATGCCCTTGATGAAGCGCTACCGATGACGATGGACGCGCACATGCTCGATTGGCGTCTGCCGGAAGATGTAGCCTTTGCTGAAAGTCGCATTCGTCCGCAAACGATGGCGGCTGAGGATATTTTGCATGATCTCGGGGCAATTTCCGTTTTTGCTGCGGATACGCAGGGGATGGGGCGAGTGACAGAGACAATCACAAATTGTTGGCGTCTCGCGAGTAAAATGAAAGAGCAACGTGGCCGCTTAGCAGGCGAGAACACCGCTCGCGCCGATAACGAGCGTATTAAACGCTATGTCGCCAAGTACACCATCAATGCTGCGCGGGTGATGGGTATTGACCCCTATGTCGGTTCGATCGAGCCAGGAAAAATGGCGGACCTGGTGCTCTGGATGCCTGCATTCTTTGGTGCGAAACCCTTGATGGTGATTAAAAGTGGCTTTGTGACATGGTCGGCGATGGGTGATGCTGCGGGGTGTGTCTTTCCTACTGAGCCGATCATTCAACGGCCAATGTGGGGCGCGGTGGGTAGTGCACCGTCAGCACTCAGCGCGATCTTTGCTAGCTCCTTGGCCCTTAATGCTGATATTCCACGCAAACTGCAACTGCAAAAACCGATGCTGCAGATTCGTAGTACCCGAGCACTGACAAAACATGACATGGTGCACAACGACGCATGCCCACACATCGAGGTCAATCCTCAGACGCATGATGTCTACGCTGATGGTGAGTTGTTGACGTGCGAACCGGCGGAGGTTGTTCCTCTGGCGCAAAGGTATTTCTTGCGATGA